One window of Nostoc sp. C052 genomic DNA carries:
- the gshB gene encoding glutathione synthase, with protein MKLAFIIDPIHLLDPCHDTSVALMEAAQILGHEVWITQANLLSVVEGKAWAVLQRVELVPVQLIDRRWVAANPWYKLSDSYLTSLETMDAVFMRTDPPVNDSYLYATYILDYIDQNKTLLINSPSGIRGANEKMYALQFTKAIPETIVSADKQFIRQFVEAKGATVLKPLGNKAGEGILFLQSGDRNFNSIVELSTLQGRVPVMVQTYLSEAKEGDKRIILLNGEPIGALNRLSSGTDFRNNMATGGTVAQTEITPREYEICTQLAERLRQDGLTFVGIDVIGGYLTEVNVTSPTGIREIDRLDGTHLGHQVIQWIEQTLEIKK; from the coding sequence GTGAAACTGGCTTTTATCATTGATCCCATCCATTTGCTTGATCCGTGTCATGATACCAGTGTTGCCCTGATGGAAGCAGCGCAAATTCTGGGACACGAAGTTTGGATAACTCAAGCAAATCTGCTGAGTGTGGTGGAGGGCAAAGCTTGGGCTGTACTACAGCGAGTCGAGCTTGTACCAGTCCAGTTGATAGACAGACGTTGGGTAGCGGCGAATCCTTGGTATAAGTTGAGCGATTCATACTTAACTTCTTTAGAGACAATGGATGCCGTATTTATGCGGACAGATCCACCTGTCAATGATTCCTACCTCTATGCGACTTATATTCTCGATTACATTGACCAAAATAAAACCCTGCTGATTAACAGTCCCAGTGGCATCCGAGGGGCAAATGAAAAAATGTATGCCCTCCAATTTACCAAAGCCATTCCAGAGACGATTGTCAGTGCTGATAAGCAGTTTATTCGCCAATTTGTCGAAGCAAAGGGGGCAACAGTTCTCAAGCCGCTGGGTAATAAAGCTGGGGAAGGAATTTTGTTTTTGCAATCAGGCGATCGCAATTTTAACTCTATTGTTGAACTCAGTACCCTCCAAGGTCGAGTACCAGTAATGGTACAAACCTATCTATCAGAGGCAAAAGAGGGAGATAAGCGAATTATCTTGCTCAATGGCGAACCCATTGGTGCGCTCAATCGCCTCTCTAGCGGAACTGATTTTCGCAATAATATGGCAACTGGTGGTACTGTCGCTCAAACTGAAATTACCCCAAGAGAATATGAAATCTGTACCCAATTAGCCGAACGCTTACGCCAAGACGGCTTAACTTTTGTGGGTATTGATGTTATCGGTGGCTACTTAACTGAAGTTAACGTCACTAGTCCTACCGGAATTCGTGAGATTGACCGACTAGATGGCACTCACCTTGGTCATCAGGTTATTCAATGGATTGAACAGACACTAGAAATCAAAAAATAA
- the ftsZ gene encoding cell division protein FtsZ, translated as MTLDNNQGLNYKNSQSTGQPGFSLAVNSTNPFNNSGMNFGQNHDNKKIFTENSRIGEIVPGRVANIKVIGVGGGGGNAVNRMIESDVSGVEFWSINTDAQALTLAGAPSRLQIGQKLTRGLGAGGNPAIGQKAAEESRDEIATALEGADLVFITAGMGGGTGTGAAPIVAEVAKEMGALTVGVVTRPFVFEGRRRTSQAEQGIEGLKSRVDTLIIIPNNKLLEVIPEQTPVQEAFRYADDVLRQGVQGISDIITIPGLVNVDFADVRAVMADAGSALMGIGVSSGKSRAREAAIAAISSPLLECSIEGARGVVFNITGGTDLTLHEVNAAAEAIYEVVDPNANIIFGAVIDDRLQGEVRITVIATGFTGEVQAAVQQSVANVRVAPNTSKRPTTPQPTVNSPTPTPTPTPTPEPKEKPGLDIPDFLRNRRTPKN; from the coding sequence ATGACACTTGATAATAACCAAGGACTTAACTATAAAAATTCCCAATCTACGGGACAGCCTGGGTTCTCTCTGGCAGTTAACTCAACTAACCCCTTTAATAATTCTGGGATGAACTTTGGACAAAATCACGACAACAAGAAGATTTTTACAGAAAATAGCCGAATTGGTGAGATTGTTCCTGGTCGGGTTGCCAACATCAAAGTGATTGGTGTCGGTGGTGGTGGTGGCAATGCTGTTAACCGCATGATCGAGTCTGATGTATCTGGGGTAGAATTTTGGTCGATTAACACTGATGCTCAAGCTCTTACTTTAGCTGGCGCTCCCAGTCGATTGCAAATTGGACAGAAGCTAACGCGGGGTTTAGGAGCAGGTGGTAATCCTGCCATTGGTCAAAAAGCAGCTGAAGAATCGCGGGACGAAATTGCTACGGCTTTGGAGGGTGCAGACCTAGTATTTATCACTGCTGGTATGGGCGGTGGTACTGGGACAGGTGCAGCCCCGATTGTGGCAGAAGTAGCAAAAGAAATGGGCGCTCTGACTGTTGGTGTGGTTACACGTCCATTTGTTTTTGAGGGTCGCCGTCGCACCAGCCAAGCAGAACAAGGTATTGAAGGACTAAAAAGTAGAGTAGATACACTGATCATTATCCCCAATAATAAATTGCTGGAAGTGATCCCCGAACAAACACCTGTGCAAGAAGCTTTTCGCTACGCGGATGATGTACTCCGTCAAGGGGTACAAGGTATTTCTGATATCATCACGATCCCCGGTCTGGTAAACGTTGACTTTGCTGATGTCCGAGCGGTGATGGCAGATGCAGGATCGGCATTGATGGGAATTGGCGTGAGTTCTGGGAAATCTAGAGCTAGAGAAGCTGCGATCGCAGCTATTTCTTCACCATTACTAGAATGTTCTATTGAAGGTGCCAGAGGGGTTGTCTTTAATATTACTGGTGGTACTGATCTCACACTGCATGAAGTAAATGCTGCCGCAGAAGCAATCTATGAAGTAGTTGATCCCAACGCCAATATTATTTTTGGGGCTGTAATTGATGACAGACTTCAAGGCGAAGTGAGAATTACTGTAATTGCCACCGGGTTTACAGGTGAAGTGCAAGCTGCGGTACAACAAAGCGTGGCTAACGTTCGGGTAGCACCTAATACCTCGAAGCGACCAACAACACCACAACCTACAGTTAACTCCCCAACTCCAACACCGACTCCAACTCCAACTCCAGAACCAAAAGAAAAACCTGGATTGGACATACCTGATTTTCTGAGAAACCGACGTACACCAAAGAATTAA
- a CDS encoding cell division protein FtsQ/DivIB: MAGIISVSRTDLAQRRQKLRRQRQMKIIQAIWRTFAITGLAGGLLWVAIQPVWMLKAPKQIVMKSGNKLLSDQTTQSLLALSYPQSLWRIEPSAIANSLKKQPTIAQAIVRRRLFPPGLIIEIQERVPVAVTQTRGNNKVTIGLLDASGAWMPLEKYTSLNPTKKLPNLRVIGSPKQYCSYWTQLHEAVSRSPVKVMEINCQNPTNLILKTELGNVHLGVPGPQLSEQIKVLAQMRPLATKFNSGQIEYIDLKNPEYPLVQMNQKEQKLTPKIPKNI, translated from the coding sequence ATGGCTGGCATAATATCAGTTTCCCGCACGGATCTAGCCCAGCGTCGTCAGAAATTGCGTCGGCAGCGGCAAATGAAAATTATTCAGGCTATTTGGCGAACCTTTGCCATTACTGGTTTGGCGGGTGGATTGCTGTGGGTGGCAATCCAACCAGTGTGGATGCTCAAGGCTCCCAAACAAATAGTGATGAAATCAGGCAATAAATTATTATCGGATCAAACAACTCAGTCATTGTTGGCGCTGTCTTACCCCCAGTCTTTGTGGCGCATTGAACCGTCAGCGATCGCTAACTCTTTGAAAAAACAACCAACTATTGCTCAAGCGATTGTCAGACGCCGCCTGTTTCCTCCTGGATTAATCATCGAAATTCAAGAACGAGTGCCTGTTGCAGTGACTCAAACACGTGGCAACAACAAAGTAACAATCGGCTTACTAGATGCCAGTGGGGCCTGGATGCCTTTAGAAAAATACACATCACTGAATCCCACTAAGAAATTACCCAATCTCAGAGTCATTGGCTCGCCAAAACAATACTGCTCCTACTGGACTCAACTCCATGAAGCTGTGAGCCGGAGTCCGGTAAAAGTAATGGAAATTAATTGCCAAAATCCAACGAATTTAATTTTGAAAACAGAACTGGGAAATGTGCATCTCGGCGTTCCAGGCCCCCAATTGTCTGAACAAATTAAGGTACTCGCCCAAATGCGCCCTCTAGCAACAAAATTCAATTCCGGTCAAATAGAGTATATTGATCTGAAAAATCCCGAATATCCATTAGTACAGATGAACCAAAAAGAGCAGAAATTAACTCCCAAAATCCCTAAAAACATCTAA
- a CDS encoding P-loop NTPase fold protein, translated as MKTTLNLSRFYKACNPSYTLNISNVLDRQYYIDFADVRGCKIVEELQRTIVRISPDEPTCQLFTGHIGCGKSTELQRLKTELELAGFHVVYFESSQDLDMADIDISDILLSVARQVSASLEGISIKLKPGYFTNLFKEVGDFLQSPIELSGQAELSLGIAKITAKTKDSTQMRNQLRQYLEPRTNSILQAINEEILEKAVEQLKLRGQKGLVVIVDNLDRVDMRPLASGRSQPEYLFIDRGEQLRRLKCHLVYTIPLTLIFSNEYETLKNRLGGGIAPKVLPMVLVRQRDGSDYEPGMSLVRQLVLARAFPEVPLNERSLLVTELFDHPQTLDRICRVSGGHIRNLLGLLYSCLQRQDPPFSRECLEAVIKDYRDDLLLAIDESQWELLFEVVQQQRVKGESDYQSLLRSMYLFEYRDPVGRWFGISPALAETEKVLAWQQKK; from the coding sequence ATGAAAACGACGTTAAATTTGTCACGTTTTTATAAAGCATGTAACCCCAGTTACACGCTAAATATAAGTAACGTGCTAGATCGGCAGTATTACATAGATTTTGCTGATGTACGTGGTTGCAAGATTGTCGAAGAATTGCAACGGACTATCGTTCGGATTTCTCCTGATGAGCCAACCTGTCAGTTATTTACAGGTCATATTGGTTGCGGTAAGTCAACGGAATTGCAACGCCTCAAGACAGAACTAGAATTGGCGGGATTTCATGTGGTTTATTTTGAGTCCAGTCAAGACCTAGATATGGCGGATATAGATATCAGCGATATTCTGCTGAGTGTAGCCCGTCAAGTCAGTGCCAGTTTAGAAGGAATTAGTATCAAACTTAAACCTGGTTACTTTACCAATTTATTTAAAGAAGTAGGCGATTTTTTGCAAAGCCCCATAGAGCTTTCTGGACAAGCAGAGTTGTCTTTGGGTATTGCCAAAATTACCGCCAAAACCAAAGATAGCACCCAGATGCGGAATCAACTGAGGCAATATCTGGAACCACGTACCAATAGTATTTTGCAAGCGATTAACGAAGAAATTTTAGAAAAGGCTGTTGAACAGCTAAAACTAAGGGGTCAAAAAGGATTAGTAGTAATTGTAGATAATTTGGATCGAGTGGATATGCGCCCCTTAGCATCCGGGCGATCGCAACCAGAATATCTGTTCATCGATCGAGGCGAACAGCTGCGCCGACTTAAATGCCACCTAGTTTATACAATTCCCCTCACGTTAATCTTCTCCAATGAGTACGAGACACTGAAAAATCGCCTGGGGGGAGGGATTGCGCCAAAAGTGCTACCGATGGTATTAGTGCGGCAAAGAGATGGCAGTGACTACGAACCAGGGATGTCACTAGTGCGCCAGTTAGTTCTAGCAAGAGCTTTTCCAGAAGTTCCTTTGAATGAAAGGTCTCTATTAGTTACAGAATTATTCGATCACCCCCAAACTTTAGATCGTATATGTCGCGTTAGCGGTGGTCACATTCGTAACTTATTGGGTTTACTTTATAGCTGTCTGCAACGACAAGATCCGCCTTTTTCTAGGGAATGCTTAGAAGCCGTAATTAAGGACTATCGCGATGATCTGCTATTAGCTATTGATGAATCCCAGTGGGAATTATTGTTTGAAGTAGTGCAGCAACAGAGAGTTAAAGGTGAGTCTGACTATCAAAGCTTACTAAGAAGCATGTATCTGTTTGAATATCGCGATCCAGTAGGGCGCTGGTTTGGTATCAGTCCAGCCTTGGCAGAAACAGAAAAAGTTTTGGCTTGGCAACAAAAAAAGTAA
- a CDS encoding photosystem II manganese-stabilizing polypeptide → MRYRALIVAFLALCLGLITACSDAPASSSGRDVLTYDQIRGTGLANKCPQLAETSRGSIPIDSSQSYAIKELCLEPTSFFIKEEPANKRQEAEFVAGKLLTRYTSTIDQVQGNLKVNADNSLTFTETDGLDFQAITVQLPGGERVPFLFTIKNLVAQSQPSLTSINTSTDFEGSFKVPSYRGAAFLDPKGRGVVSGYDNAVALPAQADDEELTRTNVKRAENLNGKISLQIAKIDSSSGEIAGTFESEQPSDTDLGAGEPKEVKIRGLFYGRVEPTRS, encoded by the coding sequence ATGAGGTATCGCGCTTTAATTGTTGCATTCTTGGCTTTGTGCCTGGGACTAATAACTGCTTGTAGTGATGCTCCTGCTAGTAGTAGTGGTAGAGATGTACTCACTTACGATCAAATTCGTGGCACTGGCTTGGCTAACAAATGCCCCCAACTAGCAGAAACAAGCCGTGGTTCCATTCCTATTGATTCTAGCCAGTCTTACGCTATCAAAGAACTTTGCTTGGAACCAACTAGCTTCTTCATCAAAGAAGAACCTGCTAACAAACGCCAAGAAGCAGAATTTGTTGCTGGCAAATTGTTGACCAGATACACTTCCACCATTGACCAGGTGCAAGGTAATCTCAAAGTCAACGCAGATAATAGCCTGACCTTCACCGAAACTGATGGTCTTGACTTCCAAGCCATTACTGTGCAGCTTCCTGGTGGTGAGCGAGTACCTTTCCTCTTCACCATCAAAAACTTGGTTGCTCAAAGCCAACCCAGTTTGACCAGTATTAACACCTCTACGGACTTTGAAGGCAGCTTCAAAGTTCCTTCCTATCGTGGTGCTGCTTTCCTAGATCCCAAAGGTCGTGGTGTCGTTAGTGGCTACGATAATGCCGTAGCACTCCCTGCTCAAGCAGATGATGAAGAACTTACCCGCACTAACGTCAAGCGTGCTGAAAATCTCAATGGCAAGATTTCTCTGCAAATCGCTAAAATAGACAGTTCTAGCGGTGAAATTGCTGGTACTTTCGAGAGCGAACAACCATCTGATACAGATTTAGGTGCTGGCGAACCTAAAGAAGTCAAGATTCGCGGTCTATTTTATGGCCGAGTTGAACCAACTCGTAGCTAA
- a CDS encoding RNA polymerase sigma factor SigF yields MPTTVTNELKHEIWQLLREYQQSPSENVRNQLVKLNFGLVRKEAHYWTNQCHETYDDLLQVGCLGLIRAIERFEISKGHAFSSYALPYIRGEIQHYLRDKGVTVRIPRRWLALQQQAIGVSRSWREKHNRQPSDSELAAALEISPNEWQEIKLAWINRAPLSLDVPIQDGEEGSTCLGELVPDPHYRSFQLAQEDQLRLQQALVQLEKRTRDVLECVFLQDLTQKQVAEHLGISVVTVSRRVKKGLDLMKELMGVAED; encoded by the coding sequence ATGCCTACCACAGTCACCAATGAACTAAAGCACGAAATTTGGCAGTTGTTGCGAGAATATCAGCAATCTCCGTCAGAAAATGTTCGCAATCAACTGGTAAAACTCAATTTTGGACTTGTGAGAAAAGAAGCTCACTACTGGACAAATCAATGTCATGAAACCTACGATGATTTGCTCCAGGTTGGATGTTTGGGTTTAATCAGGGCTATTGAAAGATTTGAAATTTCTAAGGGACATGCCTTCAGTTCCTACGCTCTTCCTTATATTCGGGGTGAAATTCAACACTATCTCCGAGATAAAGGTGTCACCGTGCGAATTCCTCGGAGATGGTTAGCGCTGCAACAGCAAGCAATAGGTGTATCACGTTCTTGGCGTGAAAAACACAATCGTCAACCAAGCGACTCGGAATTAGCAGCAGCACTAGAAATTTCTCCAAATGAATGGCAAGAAATTAAATTAGCATGGATCAATCGCGCTCCCTTAAGTCTTGATGTGCCAATCCAAGACGGAGAAGAAGGTTCTACCTGCTTAGGAGAATTGGTTCCAGATCCTCACTATCGCAGCTTTCAACTGGCACAAGAAGACCAACTGCGTTTACAACAAGCATTGGTTCAGCTAGAAAAACGCACCCGCGATGTGTTGGAATGTGTATTTTTGCAAGATTTGACACAAAAACAAGTTGCGGAACATTTGGGGATCAGTGTAGTTACGGTTTCCCGTAGAGTCAAGAAAGGACTGGATTTGATGAAAGAGCTTATGGGTGTGGCAGAGGATTAA